The following coding sequences are from one Haliotis asinina isolate JCU_RB_2024 chromosome 3, JCU_Hal_asi_v2, whole genome shotgun sequence window:
- the LOC137276813 gene encoding uncharacterized protein, with translation MAPSDDIIGSRDTFLQMTSPEIYSRRFSEFVRHFHGDDFTDASQLRKRLRYTTGFKGEMAKLNKRKEPRPGAEPSKRYRKRMVRTGSEPSIFPPISITRSDIGHTSPPTSNVLTVRSDMSTPQATKEDAPSPIPKRETQKSRNTNNLSVDVSKSQEMVRLSPIAFSDRKSKTDGKTEKHVSLTPRGSIPKINAKGLLESQRQERSNSLTDSQNRNERSTTDSPNRHRGKGKHSKSKVIEEPFSVRRKIEQYRRWHEEQYLQKLKRLKQDADSEEKDTPTDVSGTKETGKRPEIDLAKILDEKSLAVTVKPVRTIKSGDENNNNSDVIETTVIPDITQRKRSHRLKSGCTWKTWRDVNESDAYSDVKKYIEDNELMNSEKESWIKAWICEVERALCTTDSHSETDSV, from the coding sequence ATGGCTCCCTCCGATGACATCATAGGTTCTCGCGACACCTTTCTCCAGATGACGTCACCAGAGATCTACAGCAGACGTTTTTCTGAATTTGTACGCCATTTTCATGGTGATGACTTTACGGACGCGTCTCAGCTGAGAAAAAGACTACGATACACAACAGGGTTCAAAGGCGAGATGGCGAAGCTTAACAAACGGAAGGAGCCTCGTCCAGGGGCGGAGCCAAGCAAAAGGTACCGGAAGAGAATGGTACGTACCGGAAGTGAACCGTCGATCTTTCCACCAATCAGCATCACGCGTAGTGACATTGGGCATACTTCTCCCCCTACGTCAAATGTGTTGACAGTTCGGAGTGACATGTCAACTCCCCAAGCAACGAAAGAAGACGCACCATCGCCGATACCAAAAAGGGAGACCCAGAAATCTCGCAACACCAACAACCTCTCCGTAGACGTTAGTAAGTCTCAGGAGATGGTCAGATTGTCTCCAATTGCTTTTTCTGACCGGAAAAGCAAAACTGACGGAAAAACGGAAAAGCATGTAAGTCTTACCCCTCGTGGGAGCATACCTAAAATAAACGCCAAAGGTCTTCTGGAATCCCAAAGGCAGGAGAGATCTAACAGCCTCACGGATTCACAAAATAGAAACGAAAGATCAACCACAGATTCGCCGAATCGACATCGTGGAAAGGGCAAACACTCTAAATCCAAAGTTATTGAGGAACCGTTTTCTGTCCGACGTAAGATAGAGCAGTACCGAAGATGGCATGAGGAACAGTACCTACAAAAATTAAAACGTTTAAAGCAAGACGCGGACAGTGAAGAAAAGGATACTCCGACAGATGTCAGTGGGACTAAAGAAACTGGAAAGAGGCCAGAAATCGATCTGGCTAAAATCCTGGATGAAAAGTCTCTCGCTGTGACTGTTAAGCCAGTCCGAACGATAAAGTCCGGAGATGAAAATAACAAtaacagtgacgtcatagaaacCACAGTTATTCCAGATATTACACAGCGCAAACGTTCACATAGACTAAAGTCGGGCTGCACATGGAAAACATGGCGTGACGTTAACGAATCAGACGCCTATTCAGACGTTAAAAAGTACATCGAAGACAACGAACTGATGAATTCAGAGAAGGAAAGTTGGATAAAGGCATGGATTTGTGAAGTCGAGAGGGCTCTGTGCACGACAGATTCTCACAGTGAAACGGATTCTGTATGA